In Asanoa sp. WMMD1127, one genomic interval encodes:
- a CDS encoding LacI family DNA-binding transcriptional regulator has product MAFRGDRPRIGQVAQLAGVSATTVSHALNGRRPVSAETRRRIMDAIAELGYRPNVVARGLRAGRSLTVGLVIPDITNPFYPVLARGVQDVLGPAGYDEIITNTNGVRDLERAALDKMISRQVDGVAFAVFNTHADDLQPVIDAQIPVVRLGGRQSQPGVDLVHSDDEGGAREAVRYLLHSGYRRIAFICGPAAVGPAAERVAGYRAALAEAGVGPQQNLVVHTDFSRAGGAHGVEKLIRQRKRPDAVLCANDMMAIGALDAARERGLRVPDDLAVMGFDDIEAATLVTPQLTTIANPAREIGMACARLLLDRINGAAGPPHELVIPTRLVRRQSA; this is encoded by the coding sequence GTGGCGTTTCGCGGCGACCGGCCGCGGATCGGCCAGGTCGCGCAGCTCGCGGGCGTCAGCGCGACCACGGTCTCGCACGCGCTCAACGGGCGCCGGCCGGTGTCGGCGGAGACCCGGCGGCGGATCATGGACGCGATCGCCGAGCTCGGCTACCGGCCCAATGTGGTCGCCCGCGGCCTGCGCGCCGGCCGCAGCCTGACCGTGGGCCTGGTAATCCCCGACATCACCAACCCGTTCTATCCGGTCCTGGCCCGGGGCGTGCAGGACGTGCTCGGCCCGGCCGGCTACGACGAGATCATCACCAACACCAACGGCGTACGCGACCTCGAACGCGCCGCTCTCGACAAGATGATCTCGCGACAGGTCGACGGTGTCGCGTTCGCGGTCTTCAACACGCACGCCGACGACCTGCAACCGGTGATCGACGCGCAGATCCCGGTGGTCCGGCTCGGTGGGCGGCAGAGCCAGCCCGGTGTCGACCTGGTGCACAGCGACGACGAGGGTGGCGCCCGCGAGGCGGTCCGCTACCTGCTCCACAGTGGATACCGCCGGATCGCCTTCATCTGCGGGCCGGCGGCCGTGGGCCCGGCCGCGGAGCGGGTCGCCGGCTACCGCGCCGCGCTGGCCGAGGCCGGCGTCGGTCCACAGCAGAACCTGGTGGTGCACACCGACTTCAGCCGGGCCGGCGGCGCGCACGGGGTCGAGAAGCTGATCCGGCAACGGAAGCGGCCCGACGCGGTGCTCTGCGCCAACGACATGATGGCGATCGGCGCGCTCGACGCGGCCCGGGAGCGCGGTCTGCGGGTGCCGGACGACCTCGCGGTGATGGGCTTCGACGACATCGAGGCGGCCACCCTGGTCACCCCGCAGCTGACCACGATCGCCAACCCGGCGCGGGAGATCGGCATGGCCTGCGCCCGGCTGCTGCTCGACCGGATCAACGGCGCGGCCGGCCCGCCGCACGAGCTGGTCATCCCGACCCGGCTCGTGCGCCGCCAATCCGCCTGA
- a CDS encoding extracellular solute-binding protein yields MIGNRRILAVVAAAALTLTATACGGDDEGGEAGAALTMWTFKRTHVEALQQAATAFKAKTGIDVKIEAFTPDDVFTAKIQSAAQTKDLPDVLELHSGGEDLRVGGGGLLTDLKGDFDGKLDRFLPSTRESGRVTQQRKDSIEELAGASVGSLYSVPFTAGTFGIVYANKKKLEAAGLDPTKPPATWEEFLDQLKATTAADKQQGGLSLGLKVTQTGFNWIYEQLAFAYLGQQKFEALFGKGTTAGFGSPDGVRTLDLYAQLKPYWIPGVSALGIDEADIAFAQGKSAFNVGGTFTLAFLAQNNLKPEDVLAFPIPPAKGSSVRDLRLAPLALTGLSVTSTTANKDGAAQWVDFLTSAEGAGIFAKASLDLPATDLGTQAESLIGPELAALQEFFTGPAQDTYDAGNRGFRPPDYDEVEMGNPLLKLAPLGEADAATTGRTLDTVIKAMWDAK; encoded by the coding sequence ATGATCGGTAACAGACGCATCCTCGCGGTGGTGGCCGCCGCCGCGCTCACCCTGACCGCCACCGCGTGCGGTGGCGACGACGAGGGCGGCGAGGCCGGCGCCGCCTTGACGATGTGGACGTTCAAGCGCACCCACGTCGAGGCGCTCCAGCAGGCCGCGACCGCGTTCAAGGCCAAGACCGGCATCGACGTGAAGATCGAGGCCTTCACGCCCGACGACGTCTTCACCGCGAAGATCCAGAGCGCGGCGCAGACCAAGGACCTGCCCGACGTGCTCGAGCTGCACTCCGGCGGGGAGGACCTGCGGGTCGGCGGCGGCGGGCTGCTCACCGACCTCAAGGGCGACTTCGACGGCAAGCTCGACCGGTTCCTGCCCAGCACCCGCGAGTCCGGCCGGGTGACGCAGCAGCGCAAGGACAGCATCGAGGAGCTGGCCGGCGCGTCGGTCGGCAGCCTCTACAGTGTCCCGTTCACCGCCGGCACGTTCGGCATCGTCTACGCCAACAAGAAGAAGCTGGAGGCCGCCGGGCTCGACCCCACCAAGCCGCCGGCCACCTGGGAGGAGTTCCTCGACCAGCTCAAGGCGACCACGGCCGCCGACAAGCAGCAGGGCGGGCTGTCCCTCGGGCTCAAGGTGACCCAGACCGGCTTCAACTGGATCTACGAGCAGCTGGCGTTCGCGTACCTCGGTCAGCAGAAGTTCGAGGCGCTGTTCGGCAAGGGCACGACGGCCGGCTTCGGCTCCCCTGACGGCGTCCGCACGCTCGACCTCTACGCCCAGCTCAAGCCCTACTGGATCCCGGGCGTCAGCGCCTTGGGGATCGACGAGGCCGACATCGCGTTCGCGCAGGGCAAGTCGGCGTTCAACGTCGGCGGCACGTTCACCCTGGCCTTCCTCGCGCAGAACAACCTGAAGCCCGAGGACGTGCTGGCGTTCCCGATCCCGCCGGCGAAAGGTAGCTCAGTGCGCGACCTCAGGCTCGCGCCGCTCGCGCTGACCGGGCTGTCGGTCACCTCGACGACGGCCAACAAGGACGGCGCCGCCCAGTGGGTCGACTTCCTCACCTCGGCCGAGGGCGCGGGCATCTTCGCCAAGGCGTCGCTCGACCTGCCCGCCACCGACCTCGGCACGCAGGCCGAGTCGCTGATCGGGCCTGAGCTCGCGGCGCTGCAGGAGTTCTTCACCGGCCCGGCCCAGGACACCTACGACGCCGGCAACCGCGGTTTCCGCCCGCCGGACTACGACGAGGTCGAGATGGGCAACCCGTTGCTGAAGCTCGCGCCGCTGGGCGAGGCCGACGCGGCCACCACGGGCCGGACGCTCGACACCGTCATCAAGGCGATGTGGGACGCGAAGTAA
- a CDS encoding sugar ABC transporter permease encodes MATTTDTTLAARLVIEPRRTARRRVRTRRALVGYAFIAPAVVLFLVLGLYTLVYSLGLSFAKWNGFSPSWDWVGLQNYRDLLWADPRLAPEIRNAALNTGIAMVVVSFGTVLIALPLATLLNSVTRLRGTLRSVFFLPYVTAGIAVYYAWLYVLEPEGAVNLALRAVGLGSLARPQGFLADPDTALPTLIVIMIWGSVPVAMLLYLAGLQAIDPAVIEAAALDGAGAVRRLRHITWPLLVPITVAVVLLGLRDTMQGFQIFLIMTNGGPAGHTDVLGLKAYQQAFFQSLSPTLGVASALGWLIFVAALLLAVVNARALRGQR; translated from the coding sequence GTGGCCACCACCACCGACACCACCCTCGCGGCGCGGCTCGTCATCGAGCCGCGCCGCACCGCCCGCCGCCGGGTGCGTACCCGGCGGGCTTTGGTCGGCTACGCGTTCATCGCCCCGGCCGTCGTGCTCTTCCTCGTGCTGGGCCTCTACACGCTCGTCTACAGCCTCGGCCTGAGCTTCGCCAAGTGGAACGGCTTCTCGCCGAGCTGGGACTGGGTTGGCCTGCAGAACTACCGGGACCTCCTCTGGGCGGACCCGCGGCTCGCGCCGGAGATCCGCAACGCGGCGCTCAACACCGGGATCGCGATGGTGGTGGTCTCGTTCGGCACGGTGCTGATCGCCCTCCCACTGGCCACGCTGCTCAACAGCGTCACCCGGCTGCGCGGCACGCTCCGGTCGGTCTTCTTCCTGCCCTACGTGACGGCCGGCATCGCGGTCTACTACGCCTGGCTCTACGTGCTCGAGCCCGAGGGCGCGGTCAACCTGGCGCTGCGGGCGGTGGGCCTGGGCAGCCTGGCCCGGCCGCAGGGCTTCCTGGCCGACCCCGACACCGCGCTGCCGACGCTGATCGTCATCATGATCTGGGGCAGCGTCCCGGTCGCGATGCTGCTCTACCTGGCCGGCCTGCAGGCGATCGACCCGGCCGTGATCGAGGCCGCCGCCCTCGACGGCGCCGGCGCGGTCCGCCGGCTGCGCCACATCACCTGGCCGCTGCTGGTACCGATCACGGTCGCGGTGGTGCTGCTCGGGCTGCGCGACACCATGCAGGGCTTCCAGATCTTCCTGATCATGACAAACGGCGGGCCGGCCGGGCACACCGACGTGCTGGGGCTGAAGGCCTACCAGCAGGCGTTCTTCCAGAGCCTGTCACCGACGCTCGGCGTGGCCAGCGCGCTCGGCTGGCTCATCTTCGTCGCCGCGCTGCTGCTCGCGGTGGTCAACGCGCGGGCGTTGCGGGGCCAGCGGTGA
- a CDS encoding carbohydrate ABC transporter permease, whose product MRRRPSAGQVVAYLALTVYAAVSLYPFVWMVSAAFKDRLEVLEGGHLIPHRPTLATIADTWSRLHFFDYFLNSLQVTGLTVLGVLVVYSLAGYAFAMIDFPGRRFVFWFFVALLFVPSITVLLPLTILENRLGILGTHAGLILPFVNGTAPLAVLMLTNAFRSVPLDLHDAATADGAGEWRIFWRVYLPLARPTLITIGVLTAVPTWNEYVLTRVSLNDESRYTLPLALERLASGTVPSYNEIMAGSLILVIPVIVLFLALQRYFVNGLSGAVKN is encoded by the coding sequence GTGAGGCGGCGGCCGAGCGCGGGCCAGGTGGTCGCCTACCTCGCCCTGACCGTCTACGCCGCCGTCAGCCTCTACCCGTTCGTCTGGATGGTGTCGGCCGCGTTCAAGGACCGCCTGGAGGTGCTCGAGGGCGGCCACCTGATCCCGCACCGGCCCACCCTGGCGACGATCGCCGACACCTGGAGCCGGCTGCACTTCTTCGACTACTTCCTCAACAGCCTGCAGGTCACCGGGCTCACGGTGCTGGGCGTGCTGGTCGTCTACAGCCTGGCCGGCTACGCGTTCGCGATGATCGACTTTCCGGGCCGGCGGTTCGTGTTCTGGTTCTTCGTCGCGCTGCTGTTCGTGCCCAGCATCACCGTGCTGCTCCCGCTGACGATCCTGGAGAACCGGCTCGGCATCCTCGGCACGCACGCCGGCCTGATCCTCCCGTTCGTCAACGGCACCGCGCCGCTGGCCGTCCTGATGCTGACCAACGCGTTCCGGTCGGTCCCGCTCGACCTGCACGACGCGGCGACGGCCGACGGCGCCGGCGAGTGGCGCATCTTCTGGCGGGTCTACCTGCCGCTGGCCCGGCCGACCCTGATCACCATCGGCGTGCTGACCGCGGTGCCGACCTGGAACGAGTACGTGCTGACCCGGGTGTCCCTGAACGACGAGTCCCGCTACACGCTGCCGCTCGCGCTGGAGCGGCTGGCGTCCGGCACCGTCCCCTCGTACAACGAGATCATGGCGGGCTCGCTGATCCTGGTGATCCCGGTGATCGTGCTGTTCCTGGCCCTGCAGCGCTACTTCGTCAACGGGCTGTCCGGTGCGGTCAAGAACTGA
- a CDS encoding NAD(P)-dependent oxidoreductase: protein MRSRTDRVLVTGAAGLLGRAVLAALAGRPVTALDRADPGDLPADRVVTGDAGDPAVVRAALEGVGAVVHLAAIPAPTLDTPLRVFGGNTRATFVVLHEAALAGVRHVVLASSMSVLGLAWAQVPLRPLYLPVDVRHPLQVSDPYALSKQADEATAAMVARRHGIAVTALRFPFLGGDERLARRSAEFAADPGSGALELWTYLHTADAAEACLRALTVPPPGAHVLFVAADETLAPYPTEDLLAKFLPDVPLRARFPGRAVPVALEPARRLLGFTAAHPLPLSSRPLDEEEPA from the coding sequence GTGCGGTCAAGAACTGACCGGGTGCTGGTCACCGGCGCGGCCGGACTGCTCGGCCGGGCGGTGCTCGCCGCCCTCGCCGGCCGCCCGGTCACCGCCCTGGACCGCGCCGACCCGGGCGACCTGCCGGCCGACCGCGTCGTGACGGGGGACGCGGGCGACCCGGCGGTGGTCCGGGCGGCGCTGGAGGGCGTCGGCGCCGTGGTGCACCTCGCGGCCATCCCGGCGCCGACGCTCGACACGCCGCTGCGGGTCTTCGGCGGCAACACCCGGGCCACGTTCGTCGTGCTGCACGAGGCCGCGCTCGCCGGGGTGCGACACGTCGTGCTGGCCAGCAGCATGTCGGTGCTTGGGCTGGCCTGGGCCCAGGTGCCGCTGCGACCGCTCTACCTGCCCGTCGACGTGCGGCACCCGCTCCAGGTCTCCGACCCGTACGCGCTGTCGAAGCAGGCGGACGAGGCGACGGCGGCGATGGTCGCCCGGCGGCACGGGATCGCGGTGACGGCGCTGCGCTTCCCTTTTCTGGGCGGCGACGAACGGCTGGCCCGGCGGTCCGCCGAGTTCGCCGCCGATCCGGGGTCGGGCGCGCTGGAGCTGTGGACTTACCTGCACACCGCGGACGCGGCCGAGGCGTGCCTGCGGGCGCTGACCGTGCCGCCGCCGGGCGCGCACGTGCTGTTCGTGGCCGCCGACGAGACGCTCGCGCCCTACCCGACCGAGGACCTGCTTGCGAAGTTCCTGCCGGACGTGCCGCTGCGGGCCCGCTTCCCGGGGCGGGCGGTGCCGGTGGCGCTGGAACCGGCCCGGCGGCTGCTGGGCTTCACGGCGGCCCATCCCCTGCCGTTAAGCTCACGTCCGCTCGACGAGGAGGAGCCGGCATGA
- a CDS encoding enolase C-terminal domain-like protein, translating into MTMTETQPPWAARDGLRITGVRPIVTAPEATLVVVRVDTSEPGLYGLGCATFTQRATAVAATVEHLAALVVGRHPADIEDITRMVHLSSYWRNGPVLNNALSGLDMALWDIAGKRAGMPVYELLGGRVRSAVPIYLHASGATIGDTIGHARELIGQGLRHVRLQTGGPGVGTYGAPGVAGAYPTAPNPDGWDVEHYLAQTPKLFAQARAALGDDVSLLHDVHSRLTVKQALVLCRALEPHRLFFVEDPIAPEHYDRLPELRAQAAVPIAAGEQVGSVPDAARLVTAGGVDLLRLHISAIGGLTPARKLTALCELSGVRTAWHSPADVSPVGMAANLALDVSSHAFGIQEGHVYADAVHEVFPGTLRPVNGYLTPSDAPGWGIDLDERAAAKHPPTHYGHERWSTRIRRPDGALEPP; encoded by the coding sequence ATGACGATGACGGAGACCCAGCCGCCCTGGGCCGCGCGCGACGGGCTGCGGATCACCGGTGTGCGACCGATCGTCACCGCGCCCGAGGCGACGCTCGTCGTGGTGCGGGTCGACACCTCCGAGCCCGGGTTGTACGGCCTGGGCTGCGCGACGTTCACCCAGCGGGCGACGGCCGTGGCGGCCACCGTCGAACACCTGGCCGCGCTCGTGGTGGGCCGGCACCCCGCCGACATCGAGGACATCACCAGGATGGTGCACCTGTCCTCGTACTGGCGGAACGGGCCGGTGCTCAACAACGCACTGTCCGGATTGGACATGGCGCTCTGGGACATCGCCGGCAAGCGGGCCGGCATGCCCGTCTACGAGCTGCTGGGCGGCCGCGTCCGGTCGGCGGTGCCCATCTATCTGCACGCCAGCGGCGCGACCATCGGCGACACCATCGGCCACGCCAGGGAGCTGATCGGCCAGGGGCTGCGGCACGTCCGCCTGCAGACCGGCGGCCCGGGTGTCGGCACCTACGGCGCGCCCGGTGTGGCGGGCGCCTATCCCACCGCGCCCAACCCGGACGGCTGGGACGTCGAGCACTATCTGGCGCAGACGCCGAAGCTGTTCGCGCAGGCCCGCGCGGCGCTGGGCGACGACGTCTCGCTGCTGCACGACGTCCACAGTCGACTGACGGTCAAGCAGGCGCTGGTGCTGTGCCGGGCGCTGGAGCCCCACCGGCTGTTCTTCGTCGAGGACCCCATCGCGCCGGAGCACTACGACCGGCTGCCGGAGCTGCGTGCGCAGGCGGCGGTGCCGATCGCGGCCGGCGAGCAGGTCGGCTCGGTGCCGGACGCGGCCCGCCTGGTCACCGCGGGCGGCGTGGACCTGCTGCGGCTGCACATCTCCGCGATCGGCGGCCTGACCCCGGCCCGCAAGCTGACGGCGCTGTGCGAGCTGTCGGGCGTGCGTACGGCCTGGCACTCCCCCGCCGACGTGTCACCGGTCGGCATGGCGGCCAACCTGGCGCTCGACGTGTCCAGCCACGCGTTCGGCATCCAGGAGGGTCACGTCTACGCGGACGCGGTGCACGAGGTCTTCCCGGGCACGCTGCGCCCGGTCAACGGCTACCTGACGCCGTCGGACGCCCCGGGCTGGGGCATCGACCTGGACGAACGGGCGGCGGCCAAGCACCCACCGACCCACTACGGCCACGAACGCTGGTCAACCCGCATCCGCCGCCCCGACGGCGCCCTCGAACCCCCGTGA
- a CDS encoding ATP-binding cassette domain-containing protein, whose translation MASVPSSAAIVASGLRKSFGAKVVLDGLDLEVRGGTVFALLGPNGAGKTTAVRILSTLIRSDGGQARVAGHDVAAEADAVRGAIGVTGQFSAVDDLLTGEENLVLMADLHHLGKAEGRRRAADLLERFDLTDAAKKLASTYSGGMRRKLDLAMTLVGDPSVIFLDEPTTGLDPRSRRTMWEIIRSLVAGGVTIFLTTQYLDEADELADRIAVLDQGRVVAVGSAEELKRGLPGGHVRLRFADADGLAAAAAEFAGAARDDEALTLEVPGDGGVRALRALLDRLERAGIEVEDLSVHTPDLDDVFFALTGHPTGDAAETAETAEKEAVR comes from the coding sequence ATGGCCAGCGTTCCATCATCGGCGGCGATCGTGGCCAGTGGGCTGCGGAAGTCGTTCGGTGCCAAGGTGGTGCTCGACGGGCTCGATCTCGAGGTCCGGGGCGGCACCGTGTTCGCGCTGCTCGGTCCCAACGGGGCCGGCAAGACGACGGCGGTGCGGATCCTGTCGACCCTGATCCGGTCCGACGGTGGGCAGGCCCGCGTCGCCGGGCACGACGTCGCGGCCGAGGCCGACGCCGTGCGCGGCGCGATCGGGGTGACCGGGCAGTTCTCGGCCGTGGACGACCTGCTCACCGGCGAGGAGAACCTCGTCCTGATGGCGGACCTGCACCACCTCGGCAAGGCCGAGGGGCGGCGGCGGGCGGCCGACCTGCTCGAGCGGTTCGACCTCACCGACGCGGCGAAGAAGCTCGCCTCCACCTATTCCGGCGGCATGCGGCGCAAGCTCGACCTGGCCATGACCCTGGTCGGCGACCCGAGCGTGATCTTCCTCGACGAGCCGACCACCGGGCTGGACCCGCGGAGCCGGCGGACCATGTGGGAGATCATCCGGAGCCTGGTGGCGGGTGGCGTCACGATCTTCCTGACGACGCAGTACCTGGACGAGGCCGACGAGCTCGCCGACCGGATCGCCGTGCTCGACCAGGGTCGGGTCGTCGCCGTCGGGTCCGCGGAGGAGTTGAAACGGGGGCTGCCGGGCGGTCACGTCCGGCTGCGGTTCGCCGACGCGGACGGGCTCGCCGCCGCCGCGGCCGAGTTCGCCGGCGCGGCCCGCGACGACGAGGCGCTCACCCTGGAGGTGCCCGGCGACGGCGGCGTACGCGCGCTGCGGGCCCTGCTGGATCGCCTCGAGCGCGCGGGAATCGAGGTCGAGGACCTGTCGGTGCACACGCCCGATCTCGACGACGTGTTCTTCGCCCTGACCGGGCACCCGACGGGCGATGCCGCCGAGACCGCCGAGACCGCCGAGAAGGAGGCCGTCCGATGA
- a CDS encoding ABC transporter permease: MSDAMTMVRRNLRHNRRNPVSLIMTIALPVFMLLLFVGIFGGALNAGFGSAAQGADYIDYVVPGILLMAVGYGASQTAMAVNQDVTTGIISRFRTMRISRASVLTGHVVVSTARTLASSVLVVGVAVLLGFRPEVDLAGWLGAAGLVALLTLALTWLAVAVGLAAKSPEGTTPFLFVVQLLPFVSSAFVPPESMSGAVRWFAANEPFTPIIDAMRALLLGTPVPHGGVVALAWCVGLGLAGYGWARLLFRRDPVT, from the coding sequence ATGAGCGACGCGATGACGATGGTGCGGCGGAACCTGCGGCACAACCGGCGGAATCCGGTCTCCCTGATCATGACGATCGCGCTGCCGGTGTTCATGCTGCTGCTGTTCGTCGGGATCTTCGGCGGCGCGCTCAACGCCGGCTTCGGGTCGGCCGCGCAGGGCGCCGACTACATCGACTATGTGGTGCCGGGCATCCTGCTGATGGCGGTGGGCTACGGCGCCAGCCAGACCGCGATGGCCGTCAACCAGGACGTGACGACCGGCATCATCTCCCGGTTCCGCACGATGCGGATCTCCCGCGCCTCCGTGCTCACCGGGCACGTGGTCGTGTCCACCGCGCGGACCCTGGCCAGCTCCGTGCTGGTGGTGGGCGTGGCCGTCCTGCTGGGCTTCCGGCCCGAGGTCGACCTCGCCGGCTGGCTCGGCGCGGCCGGCCTGGTCGCCCTGCTCACCCTGGCGCTGACCTGGCTGGCCGTGGCGGTCGGCCTGGCCGCGAAGTCGCCCGAGGGCACGACGCCGTTCCTGTTCGTGGTGCAGCTGCTGCCGTTCGTCAGCAGCGCGTTCGTGCCGCCGGAGTCGATGTCGGGCGCCGTGCGCTGGTTCGCCGCCAACGAGCCGTTCACGCCGATCATCGACGCGATGCGGGCCCTGCTGCTCGGCACGCCGGTCCCGCACGGCGGCGTGGTCGCCCTCGCCTGGTGCGTCGGGCTGGGGCTGGCCGGCTACGGCTGGGCGCGGCTGCTGTTCCGCCGGGACCCGGTGACCTGA